Proteins encoded together in one Eublepharis macularius isolate TG4126 chromosome 2, MPM_Emac_v1.0, whole genome shotgun sequence window:
- the RPRM gene encoding protein reprimo produces the protein MNASLGNQTEAAGLFLANSSLSLERAFRSFTPRSVVTDDGFVVTTPDERSLYIMRVVQIAVMCVLSLTVVFGIFFLGCNLLIKSEGMINFLVKERRPSKEVEAVVVGPY, from the coding sequence ATGAACGCCTCGCTGGGGAACCAGACGGAGGCGGCGGGGCTCTTCCTAGccaacagcagcctctccctggaGCGGGCCTTCCGCTCGTTCACCCCGCGCTCGGTGGTGACCGACGACGGCTTCGTGGTGACCACGCCGGACGAGCGGAGCCTCTACATCATGCGGGTGGTGCAGATCGCCGTCATGTGCGTGCTCTCCCTCACCGTCGTCTTCGGCATCTTCTTCCTAGGCTGCAACCTGCTCATCAAGTCCGAAGGCATGATCAACTTCTTGGTGAAGGAGCGGCGGCCGTCCAAGGAGGTGGAGGCCGTGGTGGTGGGGCCCTACTGA